In Nitrospira sp., a single genomic region encodes these proteins:
- a CDS encoding SDR family NAD(P)-dependent oxidoreductase, which produces MASPKRTGSAKRSVARTPGRCSVLVTGASGGIGRAICRAFAAMGWYVGVHYLRRKAEAAKTLRAVRVTGGTGGLYQADVREGDSVRRMIDAFLKKAPKPTTFICNAGIAASSLVLRQREEEWMSVIQTNLTGTFHCLQSMAPPLLSQGGGSIVVVGSHAGYHGSIGQVAYAASKAGLVGLVKTATQEWGPQNVRVNLVLPGWHMTGLSEGAMPEGHDWADHALRRPPAIEEVARTIVHMAQLNDMSGQAWNCDSRDL; this is translated from the coding sequence ATGGCTTCACCAAAACGAACCGGATCAGCGAAGCGGTCAGTGGCGCGCACACCTGGACGGTGCTCAGTCTTGGTGACCGGAGCCTCCGGCGGGATCGGGCGAGCCATCTGCCGTGCCTTTGCGGCAATGGGCTGGTATGTCGGCGTGCACTACCTTCGACGGAAGGCCGAGGCTGCGAAGACTCTGCGCGCGGTCCGCGTGACCGGTGGAACTGGCGGTCTCTATCAGGCCGATGTGCGTGAGGGTGACTCAGTTCGACGAATGATCGATGCGTTTCTCAAGAAGGCACCGAAGCCGACGACATTTATCTGCAATGCCGGAATCGCGGCAAGTAGTCTGGTCCTGCGGCAGCGGGAAGAGGAGTGGATGAGTGTCATTCAAACGAATCTGACCGGCACCTTTCACTGTCTGCAGTCGATGGCTCCTCCCCTGCTGTCTCAGGGCGGCGGCTCGATCGTCGTGGTTGGTTCCCATGCGGGATATCATGGATCGATCGGACAAGTCGCCTACGCTGCGTCGAAAGCCGGCCTGGTTGGACTGGTGAAGACCGCTACGCAGGAATGGGGGCCGCAGAACGTGCGGGTGAATCTGGTGCTACCGGGCTGGCACATGACCGGCCTCTCAGAAGGGGCGATGCCCGAAGGTCATGACTGGGCGGATCATGCGCTCCGTCGTCCACCGGCGATTGAGGAAGTGGCGAGGACGATCGTGCACATGGCGCAGCTCAACGATATGTCGGGCCAGGCCTGGAACTGCGATAGTCGGGACCTCTGA